The genomic segment AAAGGTGGTCAACCCCTCTTTTTGAATTCGGTGACGATAGGTGCGTGGTTGGTTCACATTCGGTTGTCCGTTTTAGCTTATAGCTGATAGCTCATAGCTCATAGCTGATAGCTCATAGCTCATAGCTGATAGCTGATAGCTAACAGATGATTTCTGGGTGGACGCTATATCTCAAGCGCCTTTGGCCTCATATGCGCCGGACATTGGCTGAGAAAATATCGATCCGTCATACCGGCGATAAAATCCCGCACGATAGCTTCCTTTGGGTGTTCCTGAATATAATCATGCGACATATCCGCAAGAAAACTTGTGAAAATGACGGATTCACGATTGTCGGCTTCAATATCCGCCAGATATTGATGAAAGCGCATCTCAAAAAGGGTTTCAATCTGCTTGAGGTATTTTTTAATAACGGGGTTCATGTAAATGCGCTCAAGGTTAAATGCTTTGAGTCGTCTGAGAGCATTGGATACGTTTTCACTGAAAGCGACATAGGGGGTTTGATAGCTGTTTCGTATGACGTCGGTCACGAGGGTGTAGACGATGGTTCCGTTCGTGTTCCCCAGAGTATCGCCCACTGCCTTTGGAATGTCGTTTCTTTTCAAAAGGTTCAACCGAATTGCATCTTCAAGATCCCTGCCGATATAGGCGATCGTATCCGCCATACGCACCACGCACCCCTCCAAGGTCATGGGAATCAGCACGGTATTCTCATTAAAGGTTTTCTCGTAAATGTCGCGCTTAAGCGTTTCAAAGGTTTTTCCGGGATCAGGCGTCAGCC from the Desulfobacterales bacterium genome contains:
- a CDS encoding HD domain-containing protein, coding for MKKFNFEKGDGPPLAEIRTALDERETGFMANAATPSRLGVRRRPEKQLASDYRQAFSLDVDRILHSLAYTRYIDKTQVFYLIRNDHITHRVLHVQLVSKIARTIGRFLLLNEDLIEAIALGHDIGHTPFGHDGEKFLSHLCRAHGIGSFHHNVQSVQFLDRVEKKGTGWNLCLQTLDGILCHDGEVHDRRLTPDPGKTFETLKRDIYEKTFNENTVLIPMTLEGCVVRMADTIAYIGRDLEDAIRLNLLKRNDIPKAVGDTLGNTNGTIVYTLVTDVIRNSYQTPYVAFSENVSNALRRLKAFNLERIYMNPVIKKYLKQIETLFEMRFHQYLADIEADNRESVIFTSFLADMSHDYIQEHPKEAIVRDFIAGMTDRYFLSQCPAHMRPKALEI